A stretch of the Mesorhizobium huakuii genome encodes the following:
- a CDS encoding SAM-dependent methyltransferase, translating to MQNKSHAVMAQRHEPADSLDDFPTPPWATRALIEHVIGAERVAGGRCLEPACGRGHMAKALEPYFADVVASDVASYGFGEQRDFLGSSLDQPLDWTITNPPFRLAEDFFHHGFAISQEGVALLTRTVFLEGKGRLERIFSKYPPTIVAQLGP from the coding sequence ATGCAAAACAAATCGCACGCGGTGATGGCCCAACGTCACGAGCCTGCAGATAGTCTGGATGACTTTCCCACGCCGCCCTGGGCAACGCGCGCGTTAATCGAGCATGTGATCGGGGCCGAACGGGTAGCTGGGGGACGTTGTCTAGAACCTGCCTGTGGGCGCGGACATATGGCCAAGGCGTTGGAACCATATTTCGCCGACGTGGTGGCCAGCGATGTTGCATCGTATGGATTCGGTGAGCAACGTGATTTCTTAGGGTCTAGTTTGGATCAGCCATTGGACTGGACAATTACCAATCCACCCTTCCGTCTGGCCGAGGATTTCTTCCACCATGGTTTTGCGATCTCACAAGAGGGAGTTGCGTTACTAACCCGCACTGTCTTTCTGGAGGGCAAGGGTCGACTTGAAAGAATCTTCTCAAAGTATCCACCTACTATCGTGGCACAGCTTGGTCCTTAA
- the efp gene encoding elongation factor P: MVKVIASSLRKGNVVDKDGKLYVILFAENIHPGKGTPVTQLDMRRIGDGVKVSERYRTTEQVERAYVEEREHTFLYADGEGFHFMNPETYDQVAVTEAVVGDAAPYLQEGMPVQVSQFNGIAISLVLPQRATFEVVETEPTTKGQTASSSYKPAVLSNGVRTAVPPHIAPGTRVVVMTADGSYVERAKD; this comes from the coding sequence GTGGTGAAAGTCATCGCCAGTTCGCTCCGCAAAGGCAATGTCGTCGACAAGGACGGCAAGCTTTATGTGATCCTCTTTGCCGAAAACATCCACCCAGGCAAGGGCACGCCCGTGACGCAGCTCGACATGCGCCGCATCGGCGACGGGGTGAAGGTTTCGGAGCGCTACCGCACCACCGAGCAGGTGGAGCGCGCCTATGTCGAGGAGCGCGAGCACACCTTCCTCTACGCCGACGGCGAAGGCTTCCACTTCATGAACCCGGAAACCTACGACCAGGTGGCGGTGACGGAAGCCGTGGTCGGCGACGCCGCCCCCTATCTGCAGGAAGGCATGCCGGTGCAGGTTTCGCAGTTCAACGGCATCGCGATTTCCCTGGTCCTGCCGCAGCGCGCTACCTTCGAAGTGGTCGAGACCGAACCGACGACCAAGGGCCAGACGGCCTCGTCCTCCTACAAGCCCGCCGTGCTTTCGAATGGCGTGCGCACCGCCGTGCCCCCGCACATCGCGCCCGGCACCCGCGTGGTGGTGATGACGGCGGATGGGTCGTATGTGGAGCGGGCGAAGGACTGA
- the epmA gene encoding EF-P lysine aminoacylase EpmA translates to MTAASPWWTPDVHADRRPRLMLRNSLTAALRDWFARNDFIEVETAALQVSPGNEAHLAAFATEAVGPDGARAPLYLHTSPEFACKKLLAAGEVRIFSLGPVYRNRERGPLHHPEFTMLEWYRVGETYESLMRDCADLLALAATRAGATRFSFRGRDCDPLSEPERLTVADAFTRHAGIDLLATVAADGGTNRDALYAALTKAGLRTAPDDSWADLFSRVMVEKIEPNLGIGRATILCEYPVAEAALARPSPRDSRVAERFELYCCGVELANGFGELTDAEEQRRRFVLEMDEKERIYDERYPLDEDFLAALAIMPQASGIALGFDRLAMLATGAQRIEDVIWTPVAAS, encoded by the coding sequence ATGACCGCCGCTTCGCCCTGGTGGACGCCTGACGTTCACGCCGACCGCCGCCCGCGCCTGATGCTGCGCAACAGCCTCACCGCTGCGCTGCGCGACTGGTTTGCCCGCAATGATTTCATCGAGGTGGAAACGGCGGCGCTGCAGGTCTCGCCCGGCAATGAGGCGCATCTGGCGGCCTTCGCCACCGAGGCGGTCGGGCCGGACGGCGCGCGCGCGCCGCTTTATCTCCACACCTCGCCGGAATTCGCCTGCAAGAAGCTGCTCGCCGCCGGCGAAGTCAGGATTTTCAGCCTCGGTCCGGTCTATCGCAACCGCGAGCGCGGCCCTTTGCACCATCCCGAATTCACCATGCTCGAATGGTACCGGGTGGGCGAGACCTATGAGAGCCTGATGCGCGATTGCGCCGATCTGCTGGCGCTGGCCGCGACGAGGGCTGGGGCGACACGCTTTTCCTTCCGGGGCCGCGACTGCGATCCGCTCAGTGAGCCGGAGCGGCTGACGGTGGCGGACGCCTTTACCCGTCATGCCGGCATCGACCTCCTGGCCACCGTCGCCGCCGATGGCGGCACCAACCGGGATGCGCTCTACGCCGCCTTGACCAAAGCCGGCCTGCGTACCGCGCCCGACGACAGCTGGGCCGACCTGTTCAGCCGCGTCATGGTGGAAAAGATCGAGCCCAATCTGGGCATCGGCCGCGCGACCATCCTGTGCGAATATCCGGTCGCCGAGGCGGCACTTGCCCGGCCAAGCCCGAGGGATTCTCGTGTCGCCGAGCGCTTCGAGCTCTATTGTTGCGGCGTTGAGCTCGCCAACGGCTTTGGCGAACTGACCGATGCCGAGGAGCAACGCCGGCGCTTCGTCCTCGAGATGGACGAGAAAGAGCGCATCTATGACGAGCGCTATCCGCTGGACGAGGATTTCCTCGCTGCCCTTGCCATCATGCCGCAGGCCAGCGGAATCGCGCTCGGCTTCGACCGCTTGGCGATGCTGGCGACCGGAGCGCAAAGGATCGAGGATGTCATCTGGACGCCTGTGGCCGCGTCCTGA
- a CDS encoding TldD/PmbA family protein — MADTSDAKKLTDRVAALVEAAKKAGADAADAVAVRGRSTGVSVRLGKVEATESSEAEDVSLRVFVGQRVASVSATAASDPRALAERAVAMAKVSPEDPYQGLADPALLARQTRDLDLFDATEVTADQLKEAALAAEAAGLAVKGVTNSAGASAGAGLGGMVLATSHGFLGHYVGSRFSRSASVIAGEGTSMERDYEFSSRQHFADLDAPDDIGRKAGERAVRRLGARKAATGPIDVVFDPRVARGIAGHIAGAINGASVARKTSFLRDMMGKQVAAAAITVTDEPLRPRGQASRPFDGEGVEGEKLLMVEKGVLNHWFLSTSAARELGLITNGRGSRSGSSVSPSSTNLAIEPGERSPQDLIKSLKTGFYVTEVFGQGVDMITGEYSRGASGFWIENGELAYPVAEVTIASNLKTMFLNMVPASDLDRNFGTAAPTLLIEGMTLAGA; from the coding sequence ATGGCCGACACATCAGACGCTAAGAAACTGACCGACCGCGTCGCGGCACTGGTCGAGGCCGCCAAAAAGGCCGGCGCCGATGCCGCCGACGCGGTGGCCGTGCGCGGCCGTTCGACCGGCGTGTCGGTGCGGCTCGGCAAGGTCGAGGCCACCGAATCGTCCGAGGCGGAGGACGTCTCTTTGCGCGTCTTCGTCGGCCAGCGCGTGGCGAGTGTCTCGGCCACCGCAGCGTCCGACCCGCGCGCACTGGCCGAGCGCGCCGTTGCCATGGCGAAAGTCTCGCCTGAGGATCCCTATCAGGGTCTGGCCGATCCGGCGCTGCTGGCCAGGCAAACGCGCGATCTCGATCTGTTCGACGCCACCGAAGTGACGGCCGACCAGTTGAAGGAAGCGGCCCTTGCGGCGGAAGCGGCAGGGCTTGCCGTCAAGGGCGTGACCAATTCGGCCGGCGCCAGCGCCGGCGCCGGACTGGGCGGGATGGTGCTGGCCACCTCGCACGGTTTCCTTGGCCACTATGTCGGCTCGCGGTTCTCGCGTTCGGCCAGTGTCATCGCCGGCGAGGGCACCAGCATGGAGCGCGACTATGAATTCTCCTCGCGCCAGCACTTTGCCGATCTCGATGCGCCTGATGATATCGGCCGCAAGGCCGGCGAACGCGCCGTGCGTCGCCTCGGCGCGCGCAAGGCGGCGACCGGGCCGATCGACGTGGTGTTCGACCCGCGCGTGGCGCGCGGCATCGCCGGCCATATTGCCGGCGCCATCAATGGCGCCTCCGTCGCGCGCAAAACCTCGTTCCTGCGCGACATGATGGGCAAGCAGGTGGCCGCAGCCGCGATTACGGTCACCGACGAGCCGCTCAGGCCGCGTGGCCAGGCCTCGCGCCCGTTCGACGGCGAGGGCGTCGAGGGCGAAAAACTGTTGATGGTCGAAAAGGGCGTGCTCAACCACTGGTTCCTGTCGACGTCGGCGGCGCGCGAACTGGGATTGATCACCAACGGGCGCGGATCGCGCAGCGGCTCTTCCGTCTCGCCGTCCTCCACCAATCTCGCGATCGAACCGGGCGAACGCTCGCCGCAGGATTTGATCAAGTCGCTCAAGACCGGGTTCTACGTCACGGAAGTGTTCGGCCAGGGCGTAGACATGATCACCGGTGAATACAGCCGCGGCGCCTCCGGCTTTTGGATCGAGAATGGCGAACTGGCCTATCCGGTCGCCGAAGTCACCATCGCCTCGAACCTGAAGACGATGTTTCTCAATATGGTGCCGGCAAGCGACCTCGACCGCAATTTCGGCACCGCCGCGCCGACGCTTCTGATCGAAGGCATGACCCTTGCCGGAGCCTGA
- a CDS encoding 3'(2'),5'-bisphosphate nucleotidase CysQ — MPEPELTAAGAPSGAIGDLPLLRDAAREAGVIAMQYFGNSPQVWMKGGTSPVSEADHAADAYLRRTLLAARPDYGWLSEETVDDPARLSARRTFVVDPIDGTRGFLEGQRTWCVSVAVVEQGRTLAGVLECPAMDETYWALPGQGAFRNDKRIAVRTLGDKAEISGLKQLIDLVPAGWQKRLTRAPYSPSLAYRLAMIANGTLDATFVKPNAHDWDIAAADLILREAGGQLLDPHGRAPLYAGEVTRHGALAAGSGELLAVLVDVIAGLDA, encoded by the coding sequence TTGCCGGAGCCTGAGCTGACCGCCGCCGGTGCCCCTTCCGGCGCCATTGGGGATCTGCCGCTGCTGCGCGACGCCGCCCGCGAGGCGGGTGTCATCGCCATGCAGTACTTCGGCAACAGCCCGCAGGTCTGGATGAAGGGCGGCACCTCGCCGGTCAGCGAGGCCGATCATGCGGCCGACGCCTATCTGCGCCGCACGCTGCTGGCGGCGCGGCCCGACTATGGCTGGCTTTCGGAAGAGACGGTCGACGACCCGGCGCGGCTTTCGGCGCGCCGAACCTTCGTCGTCGATCCGATCGACGGCACGCGCGGCTTTCTCGAGGGACAGCGCACCTGGTGTGTCAGCGTTGCCGTCGTCGAACAGGGCCGCACACTCGCCGGCGTGCTCGAATGCCCGGCAATGGACGAGACCTACTGGGCGCTGCCCGGCCAGGGCGCCTTCCGCAACGACAAGCGCATCGCGGTGCGCACGCTTGGCGACAAGGCCGAGATTTCCGGGTTGAAGCAGCTGATCGACCTGGTGCCGGCCGGCTGGCAGAAGCGGCTGACACGAGCGCCCTACAGCCCCTCGCTCGCCTACCGCCTGGCGATGATCGCCAACGGCACGCTCGATGCTACCTTCGTCAAGCCGAACGCGCATGACTGGGACATTGCCGCCGCCGATCTCATCCTGCGCGAGGCCGGCGGCCAGTTGCTCGACCCGCATGGCCGCGCGCCGCTCTATGCCGGCGAGGTCACCCGCCACGGCGCGCTCGCCGCCGGCAGCGGCGAATTGCTGGCCGTGCTCGTCGATGTCATTGCCGGGCTGGATGCGTGA